Genomic segment of Thiomonas sp. FB-Cd:
TTGTCGGTATTCGTTCGCTGTGTAGATGCACAAGGCGCGTCGGCAAAGCGCTGATGGAGCAGTAGGTTCCGTAAAAGTGGGGTCTCGGGGTGTTGGGTTTGGGGCAGGGCGGCAGTGGCATGCATCAGTCATCGGTGATCGAGGCAACCATCGGAGGGATGGGGTACGCGTTCGTCGAGGCCATCTGGGCTTCGGGTGGCCTGCTGCGCGTGACGATCGATCGCACCGACGGCAAGTTCATCACGGTGGACGATTGCGAGCGGGTCACGCGGCAGTTGCAATACGCGTTGGAAGTTGAGGGCATCGACTACAAGCGGCTTGAGGTGTCCTCTCCAGGTCTAGACCGATTGCTTCGCCTGCCCGAAGACTTTATACGGTTCGCGGGCCAAACTGTCGATGTGCGACTGCTCATGCCTTTCCAGGGCCGCAAGAAATATCGTGGCGTGCTTCAGGCGCCCGAAATCGGCCATAAGGGCGAGGTGCCGAGTTACGTCATCGTCTGGGATGACAAGCTGTTGGCGGATATGGCTTCCGCAGTTCCGGGAGCCAAAAAGGCAAAGAGCGTTAAAGCCGGCGGGGTCAAAACGGCCAAGGCGGTTGTTGAGAATTCCGTCACCGGTGCAGCCGGCGGTGGAGTGCATGAATTGCGTTTTTCCTTGGCCGAGGTGCGTGAAGTCCGCCTCGTGCCCGTGCTTGACTTTAGGGGTCGAAAATCATGAACCGCGAGCTGCTGATGCTGGTCGATGCACTGGCGCACGAGAAGAATGTGGACAAGGATGTGGTGTTCGGCGCAGTGGAGGCCGCGCTGGCATCCGCCACCAAGAAGCGCTACACAGGCGAGGTGGACATTCGCGTGGCCATTGATCGCAACACGGGCGCCTACGAAACGTTTCGTCGTTGGTTGGTCGTGCCCGACGAGGCTGGTCTTCAGCAACCAGACGCGGAAATCCTGCAATTCGAGGCCGTTGAACAGATTCCCGATATTGAGGTGGGAGACTACATCGAAGAGCCGGTGGAAAGCGTAGAGTTCGGGCGCATCGGCGCGCAGGCGGCCAAGCAAGTCATCCTGCAGAAAATCCGTGATGCCGAGCGTGAGCAGATTTTGAATGATTTTCTCGAGCGTAATGACAAGATTTTTGTCGGCACGGTCAAGCGTATGGATAAGGGCGACGCCATTGTCGAGTCTGGCAAGGTGGACGCGCGGTTGCGCCGCGGCGACATGATCCAGAAGGAAAATGTCCGGGTTGGTGATCGTGTGCGCGCTGTCATCGCGAAAATTGATCGTCAAGCGCGCGGACCACAGATTGAGCTTTCGCGCACTTCGCCCGAGTTCATGAAGGAGCTGTTCCGCTTGGAAGTGCCTGAGATGGAGCAAGGTTTGCTGGAGATCAAGTCCTGTGCCCGCGACCCGGGCGTGCGGGCAAAGATCGCCGTGCTCTCGCACGATCGCCGCATCGACCCCATTGGCACCTGCATCGGCGTGCGCGGCTCGCGGGTAAATGCTGTGAGCAATGAACTCGGTGGTGAGCGCGTGGATATCGTGCTGTGGTCGGAAGATCCTGCGCAATTTGTAATCGGCGCGCTGGCACCGGCGAATGTGCAGTCGATCGTCGTCGACGAGGAAAAACATGCGATGGAGGTTGCGGTTGACGAGGAAAACCTCGCGCTGGCGATCGGCAGGGCTGGACAGAACGTGCGATTGGCTTCGGAGCTTACTGGTTGGGCGATCAACCTCATGTCGGCAGAAGAATCTCAAAACCGGCAAAATGCGGAAACCGAGGCGATGCGTGAGTTGTTCCGCACGAAGCTCGACGTAGATCAGGAAGTTGCCGACATTCTCATCCAGGAAGGGTTTACCAGTCTTGAGGAGGTGGCCTATGTGCCGCTAACCGAGATGCTGGAAATCGAGTCGTTCGACGAGGATACGGTGAATGAGTTGCGTAAGCGCGCCCGCGATGCCTTGTTGACCCAGGAGATCGCCCGCGAGCAAAAACTCGAGGAAGTCTCTCAGGATCTCAAGACCCTCGAGGGTCTGTCGACAGAGCATATCGCGAAGCTGGCTGACGCAGGCATTAACACCCGTGACGACCTGGCCGATTTGGCCGTGGACGAACTCACGGCCATTACAGGGGCCGACGAGGCCCAAGCCAGCGCGCTCATTCTCAAGGCTCGCGAACATTGGTTCAACGCCTGAGAGCCGAGGAGCAAGGAACCACCCATGGCACAAACAACCGTCGCGCAACTCGCCACCGAACTGCACATCCCCGCCGCTCAGCTGCTGGAGCAACTGGCTGCTGCCAGCGTGCACAAGCAAACGCCCGACGATCCCATCAGCGAAGCCGACAAGGCGCGCCTGCTTGATCACCTGCGCATTGCGCATGGGGTCGCCGGCGCGGAGCGCAAGAAGATCACGCTCACGCGAAAGCAAACCACGGAGATCAAGCAGGCCGATTCCACCGGCAAGGCGCGCACCATTCAGGTAGAGGTGCGCAAGAAGCGCGTGTTCGTCAAGCGCGATGAGGCGGCTCCCGTCGAAGCTCCGGCACCTGTCGCGGCACCGGTCGTTGACGAGGCCGAGTTGCGGCGCCGAGAAGAAGAAGCCAAGCGCCAATCAGAATTGCTGGCTCGCCAAGCCGAGGAGATCAGCAGGCGCCAGCGCGAGGAGGAAGAAGCCGCTCGCGCTCGGGAAGCAGAGCTTGAGCGCATCGAGCAAGAGCGCAGACTGCAGGCAGAGGCGCGGGTCAAAGCAGCCCAAGAGGCGCAAGCGGCCCAGCAGCCAACGGCCGAAGCCGAGGACAGCACCCGCAAGGCGGAAGAAAAGGAAGCTGCCGAGCGAGCCACGGCGCAGACCGATGCCGAAGCGAAGCGAGCGAGCGATGCGGCCGCGGCAGCAACGCGTGCAGCGGAGCTGGCGTCGGTGCAGTCGCGGCGCAACGCCGCGGAAAAGGAGGCGGCGGCTATTCGTGACATGCTGTTGCGTCCGCGCACGGTGCTGCACGCGCCCAAGCCGGAAGCGCCAAAGCCTGTGGAGGCGGCAATCAAGGGCACGATCCACAAGCCGGCTGCTGGCGCTGCCAAGCCGGCGGGTGCCGCTGCCGTTGCCGCTGCAGGCGATTCAAAGGCCAAGAAACAGGTCAAGTCCGAACAACTGTCGTCATCGTGGGCCGACGAAGCAGCCAAGCGACGTGCCATCAAGACGCGTGGCGACACCAGCGGCGGCACGGCGGCATGGCGTGGCGCAAAAGGCGGCTCGAGACGGGATGCGCGCGAGAAAGAACAACCGCGCTTTGTGGCCCCTGCGGAACCCCAGGTGCGTGAGGTACACGTTCCGGAGACGATTACGGTTGGGGATCTGGCGCACAAGATGGCCGTGAAGGCCTCCGAGGTCATCAAGATTCTGATGAAACTCGGTCAGATGGTGACGATTAACCAGGTCCTGGATCAGGAAACAGCGATGATCATCGTGCAGGAAATGGGCCATACTGCCATTGCCGCCAAGCTCGACGATCCCGAGACGTTCCTTGAAGAGGAAGATCAGGTTCCCCATGAGATCGAGTTGCTGCCCCGCGCTCCGGTGGTGACCGTCATGGGGCACGTCGACCATGGCAAGACTTCGCTGCTTGACTATATTCGCCGCGCCAAAGTCGCGGCAGGTGAAGCTGGGGGTATTACGCAGCACATCGGCGCCTATCACGTGACGACCCCGCGGGGCATGATCACATTCCTTGATACTCCGGGTCACGAGGCGTTCACTGCAATGCGAGCGCGTGGAGCAAAGGCCACCGACATTGTCATTTTGGTCGTGGCAGCTGACGACGGTGTGATGCCGCAGACCAAAGAGGCGATTGCTCACGCGAAGGCCGCAGGTGTGCCGATCGTTGTGGCCATTAACAAGATCGACAAACCCGAAGCCAACCCGGAACGGGTGAAGCAGGAATTGGTCGCCGAGCAAGTCGTTCCTGAAGAGTACGGGGGGGACTCTCCCTTTGTTCCGGTGTCGGCAAAAACTGGCCAAGGGATTGATGAACTGCTCGAAAATGTGCTGCTCCAGGCTGAGGTGCTTGAGCTTAGAGCGCCGGTCGAGGCTCCCGCCAAGGGGTTGGTGATCGAGGCGCAGTTGGACAAGGGCAGGGGGCCAGTGGCTACGGTGTTGGTACTGTCGGGGACGCTCAAGCGCGGCGATGCCGTTCTTGCAGGCTCCAGCTACGGCCGTGTGCGCGCCATGTTGGACGAGACCGGCCGTCCCGTTCAAAGCGCGGGCCCCTCAATACCAGTAGAGATCCAAGGTCTGAGTGAAGTGCCAACGGCGGGCGAGGAGATCATCGTGCTCGGGGACGAGCGCAAGGCGCGCGAGATCGCGTTGTTCCGCCAAGGCAAGTTCCGCGATGTCAAGCTGGCAAAGCAGCAAGCTGCAAAGCTTGAGAACATGTTCGATCAGATGGCAGAGGGCTCGAAGACGCTCAATCTCATCATCAAGTCTGATGTGCAAGGTTCGCAAGAGGCATTGGTACATGCTCTCACCAAGCTGTCCACGGAAGAAATCAAGGTTCAGGTTGTGCATGCGGCAGTCGGCGGGATTACCGAGAGCGACGTCAATCTGGCCATCGCTTCGCAGGCCGTGATCATTGGGTTTAACACCCGTGCCGACGCAGGTTCGCGCAAATTGGCCGAGCAAAACGGTATTGATATCCGCTACTACAACATCATCTACGAAGCGGTAGACGAGATCAAAGCGGCCATGTCAGGCATGCTCACACCGGAAAAGCGCGAGGAGGTGCTGGGTTTGGTCGAAGTGCGCCAAGTCTTCCGCATTACCAAGGTTGGAACTGTGGCAGGTTGCCGCGTGCAGTCCGGGGTTGTGCGTCGTTCGGCACAGGTGCGCGTGTTGCGCAATAACGTAGTCATTCACACTGGCGAACTCGATTCGCTCAAGCGTTTCAAGGACGACGTGCGCGAGGTTCAGGAAGGCTTCGAGTGTGGCCTATCGTTGAAGAACTTCCAGGACTTGGAAGAAGGTGATCAACTCGAGGTATTCGAGGTCAAAGAAGTCGCGCGCACGCTTTGATGCTATATACGAGGTGTACCTGCCCGCTGTGCGGGCAGGTCATCATGCGCCTTGACCTTTCAAGTCTCCAGACCCTTGCAGCTCATCATGCCACGACAGGCCAGCACTCCGCACCGTATTCACCGCATCGCCGATCAGATCCAGCGCGACCTTTCTGAGCTGATTCCGCGCGAACTGCGTGACCCGCGCACTGGTCTGATCACGATCGCCGATGTGCAACTCACACCGGATTACGCACACGCGCGCGTTTATTTCACTGTGCTCGGTGCGGAGCCCGAGCACGTTGCTGCTGTATTAAATGAGCGCGCAGGCTATCTCCACAGCTTGCTGTTCAAGCGTTTGCATATTCACACGGTTCCCACCCTGCATTTTGTGTTCGATGAATCGACGCGCAAGGCGAGTGATATGAACACGCTGATCGCGAACGCGGTTTCCAATACGGCAAAGGACGACTGAGCTGCGGAGCTCAGGAGTGCGGCGATGGCAGCAATGCAACAATCCCGGTGGCAGGCCGTGCATGGCGTCATGCTGCTCGACAAGCCGCGAGGATGGACTTCCCACGCGGCGCTGCAACAGGTCCGACGCGCGCTGAGAGCCGAAAAGGCTGGGCATACTGGTACGCTCGATCCACTGGCTGAAGGTCTGTTACCGCTGTGCTTCGGCGCAGCAACCAAATTTGCGCAATTGCACCTCGAGGCGGACAAGGC
This window contains:
- the nusA gene encoding transcription termination factor NusA translates to MNRELLMLVDALAHEKNVDKDVVFGAVEAALASATKKRYTGEVDIRVAIDRNTGAYETFRRWLVVPDEAGLQQPDAEILQFEAVEQIPDIEVGDYIEEPVESVEFGRIGAQAAKQVILQKIRDAEREQILNDFLERNDKIFVGTVKRMDKGDAIVESGKVDARLRRGDMIQKENVRVGDRVRAVIAKIDRQARGPQIELSRTSPEFMKELFRLEVPEMEQGLLEIKSCARDPGVRAKIAVLSHDRRIDPIGTCIGVRGSRVNAVSNELGGERVDIVLWSEDPAQFVIGALAPANVQSIVVDEEKHAMEVAVDEENLALAIGRAGQNVRLASELTGWAINLMSAEESQNRQNAETEAMRELFRTKLDVDQEVADILIQEGFTSLEEVAYVPLTEMLEIESFDEDTVNELRKRARDALLTQEIAREQKLEEVSQDLKTLEGLSTEHIAKLADAGINTRDDLADLAVDELTAITGADEAQASALILKAREHWFNA
- a CDS encoding ribosome maturation factor, producing the protein MHQSSVIEATIGGMGYAFVEAIWASGGLLRVTIDRTDGKFITVDDCERVTRQLQYALEVEGIDYKRLEVSSPGLDRLLRLPEDFIRFAGQTVDVRLLMPFQGRKKYRGVLQAPEIGHKGEVPSYVIVWDDKLLADMASAVPGAKKAKSVKAGGVKTAKAVVENSVTGAAGGGVHELRFSLAEVREVRLVPVLDFRGRKS
- the rbfA gene encoding 30S ribosome-binding factor RbfA, translating into MPRQASTPHRIHRIADQIQRDLSELIPRELRDPRTGLITIADVQLTPDYAHARVYFTVLGAEPEHVAAVLNERAGYLHSLLFKRLHIHTVPTLHFVFDESTRKASDMNTLIANAVSNTAKDD
- the infB gene encoding translation initiation factor IF-2 — its product is MAQTTVAQLATELHIPAAQLLEQLAAASVHKQTPDDPISEADKARLLDHLRIAHGVAGAERKKITLTRKQTTEIKQADSTGKARTIQVEVRKKRVFVKRDEAAPVEAPAPVAAPVVDEAELRRREEEAKRQSELLARQAEEISRRQREEEEAARAREAELERIEQERRLQAEARVKAAQEAQAAQQPTAEAEDSTRKAEEKEAAERATAQTDAEAKRASDAAAAATRAAELASVQSRRNAAEKEAAAIRDMLLRPRTVLHAPKPEAPKPVEAAIKGTIHKPAAGAAKPAGAAAVAAAGDSKAKKQVKSEQLSSSWADEAAKRRAIKTRGDTSGGTAAWRGAKGGSRRDAREKEQPRFVAPAEPQVREVHVPETITVGDLAHKMAVKASEVIKILMKLGQMVTINQVLDQETAMIIVQEMGHTAIAAKLDDPETFLEEEDQVPHEIELLPRAPVVTVMGHVDHGKTSLLDYIRRAKVAAGEAGGITQHIGAYHVTTPRGMITFLDTPGHEAFTAMRARGAKATDIVILVVAADDGVMPQTKEAIAHAKAAGVPIVVAINKIDKPEANPERVKQELVAEQVVPEEYGGDSPFVPVSAKTGQGIDELLENVLLQAEVLELRAPVEAPAKGLVIEAQLDKGRGPVATVLVLSGTLKRGDAVLAGSSYGRVRAMLDETGRPVQSAGPSIPVEIQGLSEVPTAGEEIIVLGDERKAREIALFRQGKFRDVKLAKQQAAKLENMFDQMAEGSKTLNLIIKSDVQGSQEALVHALTKLSTEEIKVQVVHAAVGGITESDVNLAIASQAVIIGFNTRADAGSRKLAEQNGIDIRYYNIIYEAVDEIKAAMSGMLTPEKREEVLGLVEVRQVFRITKVGTVAGCRVQSGVVRRSAQVRVLRNNVVIHTGELDSLKRFKDDVREVQEGFECGLSLKNFQDLEEGDQLEVFEVKEVARTL